One genomic window of Blastocatellia bacterium includes the following:
- the hypF gene encoding carbamoyltransferase HypF, protein MNNLEKRFALTIRGRVQGVGFRPFVYRLAQQLSLTGWVSNSLQGVLIEIQGKEIDLEKFFTLLEQDSPPNSEISSIEKHALPLKTEENFLIAQSNLAGIKESAILPDLATCQECLAEIFDINNRRYFYPFTNCVNCGPRFSIIENLPYDRSNTTMKDFLMCQECEKEYSDPSNRRFHAQPNACHTCGPQLAFYDSNNLLATKIEAITLAVTLIKEGKIIAIKSTGGFLLIVDASNKEAIAKLRQRKNREEKPFALLYPSLDLVKKHCWLSDVESNSLTSAIAPIVLLKQLDGINIADNVAPNSNYLGIMLANNPLQHLLMYLLEAPVVATSGNISDEPICIDEKEAISYLGSIADGFLVHNRAIVQAIDDSIVQVVLGKEMLLRRARGYSSLITEFTNCSSGILALGAQLKNTVAFSLENGIYLSQHLGDLHNKKAFANFKQTITKINKVYDNKISNIVHDLHPEYLSTKYVQSQSLNSLAVQHHYAHALACMAENQLTGNVFAVVWDGSGYGTDGTIWGGEFLQITSNKFSRFAHLKQFPLIGSEKAIKEPRRVALALLYEVLGEEIFNSQLTCIQSFTEQELKILKQMLKNKINAPLTSSVGRLFDGVASILAIEQKCSFEAQAAIKMENLASKVDTKESYKFIICKKQSPIIIDWKEFIANILSDLSNLIDIKLISAKFHNALVNMLVEIAKLVGEKQVVLSGGCFQNRYLLEKSVLALVQAGFSVYWQQKLPSNDGSIAIGQIVAASRVKS, encoded by the coding sequence GTGAATAATTTAGAAAAAAGATTTGCTTTAACTATAAGAGGACGTGTTCAAGGCGTAGGCTTTCGCCCTTTTGTCTATCGACTAGCACAGCAACTTAGTCTAACAGGTTGGGTAAGCAATTCTTTACAAGGTGTGTTAATTGAAATTCAAGGAAAGGAAATAGATTTAGAAAAATTCTTTACCCTCTTAGAACAAGACTCTCCCCCTAATTCAGAAATTAGCTCTATAGAAAAACACGCTTTACCCTTGAAAACAGAAGAAAATTTTCTAATTGCCCAAAGCAATTTAGCTGGAATAAAAGAAAGTGCTATTTTGCCTGATTTAGCAACTTGTCAGGAATGTTTAGCAGAAATATTTGATATTAATAACCGTCGCTATTTTTACCCTTTTACAAATTGTGTTAATTGTGGCCCACGTTTTAGCATTATAGAAAATCTTCCCTATGACCGCAGCAATACAACAATGAAAGATTTTCTAATGTGTCAGGAATGTGAAAAAGAATATTCTGACCCATCAAATCGGCGTTTTCATGCTCAACCTAATGCTTGTCATACTTGCGGCCCACAGTTAGCTTTCTACGACAGTAATAATCTCCTAGCTACTAAAATAGAGGCTATAACCCTAGCAGTTACATTAATAAAAGAAGGAAAAATAATTGCCATTAAATCAACAGGAGGATTTTTATTAATTGTTGATGCTTCAAATAAAGAAGCTATTGCTAAACTTCGCCAACGCAAAAACCGAGAAGAAAAACCCTTTGCCCTACTTTATCCTTCTTTAGATTTAGTAAAAAAACATTGTTGGTTATCAGACGTAGAAAGTAATTCTCTTACCTCAGCCATTGCACCAATAGTTTTATTAAAACAACTTGATGGAATAAATATTGCTGATAATGTTGCACCTAATAGTAATTATCTAGGTATAATGCTAGCTAATAATCCTTTACAGCATTTGCTGATGTATTTATTAGAAGCACCTGTAGTTGCAACAAGTGGAAATATATCTGATGAGCCTATTTGTATTGATGAAAAAGAAGCTATTAGCTACTTAGGAAGTATTGCTGATGGCTTTTTAGTACATAATCGGGCAATTGTTCAAGCAATTGATGATTCGATTGTACAGGTAGTTTTAGGTAAAGAAATGTTGCTGCGTCGTGCTAGAGGTTATTCTAGCTTAATTACTGAATTTACAAATTGCTCTAGCGGGATTTTAGCCCTAGGAGCGCAACTTAAAAACACTGTAGCATTTTCTTTAGAAAACGGTATTTATTTAAGCCAACATTTAGGAGATCTACATAATAAAAAAGCTTTTGCTAATTTTAAGCAAACTATCACAAAAATAAATAAGGTATATGACAATAAAATATCAAATATTGTGCATGATTTACATCCAGAATATTTATCAACTAAGTATGTACAAAGTCAGAGTTTAAATTCTTTAGCTGTTCAACATCATTATGCACACGCGCTTGCTTGTATGGCAGAAAACCAACTTACAGGCAATGTTTTTGCTGTTGTTTGGGACGGATCTGGCTATGGTACTGATGGCACAATTTGGGGAGGGGAATTTTTACAAATTACTTCAAATAAGTTTTCTAGGTTTGCTCACTTAAAACAATTTCCTTTAATTGGAAGTGAAAAAGCTATTAAAGAACCTAGACGAGTAGCTTTAGCCTTACTTTATGAAGTTTTAGGTGAAGAAATTTTTAACAGTCAACTTACTTGTATTCAAAGTTTTACAGAACAAGAGCTAAAAATATTAAAACAAATGCTAAAAAATAAAATAAACGCTCCTTTAACCTCTAGCGTTGGGCGGTTGTTTGATGGGGTTGCTTCAATCTTGGCAATTGAGCAAAAATGTAGTTTTGAAGCACAAGCCGCAATAAAAATGGAAAATCTAGCTTCTAAAGTAGATACTAAAGAAAGCTATAAATTTATAATTTGTAAAAAGCAATCTCCTATAATTATTGACTGGAAAGAATTTATAGCTAATATTTTATCAGATTTAAGTAATTTAATTGATATAAAATTAATATCAGCAAAATTTCATAATGCTTTAGTTAATATGTTGGTAGAAATAGCAAAGCTAGTAGGAGAAAAACAGGTTGTTTTATCTGGTGGATGCTTTCAAAATAGGTATTTATTAGAAAAAAGTGTTTTAGCACTAGTACAAGCAGGATTTTCTGTTTATTGGCAACAAAAACTTCCTAGCAATGATGGTTCAATTGCAATAGGCCAAATAGTAGCAGCAAGTAGAGTGAAAAGTTAG
- a CDS encoding acetyl ornithine aminotransferase family protein has protein sequence MTSVAKEFRAPLIKTELPGPKAKEIVEKDARYISPSYTRTYPLVIKRGRGAVIEDVDGNMFLDFNAGVAVLATGHAHPEIVKVMAEQAADFVHISSTDYYFDSITELGKKLEETTPGDYPKRVHFGNSGAEAVETALKLAAYSRRRHKYVAFFNSFHGRTLGALSVTASRSTQRQGFGRQALDVTHIPYANCKRCPYGKDVENCAVECAKVIEDRLFKTTVPPDEVAAIIVEPVQGEGGYVVPPAKFLHELRAICDRHGILLIADEVQAGMGRTGKMYACEHSGIVPDIICLAKGIASGLPLSATVASEKVMNWHPGAHASTFGGNPVAIAASLKTFEMLEGQLIENSRKMGERLLEGLQPIAAKYSSVIFDVRGLGLMVGVEFVTDRVSNKPDAKLRDRIEVEAFHRGLILQGAGENTIRFSPPLIVDEQDIDTALRIFDEAIGAAIAV, from the coding sequence ATGACTAGTGTAGCAAAAGAATTTCGCGCACCATTAATTAAAACTGAATTACCCGGGCCCAAGGCCAAAGAAATTGTAGAAAAAGACGCTCGTTACATTTCCCCAAGTTATACTCGTACTTATCCATTAGTTATTAAACGTGGGCGAGGTGCAGTAATTGAAGATGTTGATGGAAATATGTTTTTAGACTTTAATGCTGGCGTAGCCGTACTAGCAACCGGACATGCTCATCCAGAAATTGTTAAAGTAATGGCAGAGCAAGCAGCAGATTTTGTTCATATTTCTAGCACCGATTATTACTTCGATAGCATTACAGAATTAGGAAAAAAACTAGAAGAAACTACACCTGGAGATTATCCTAAGCGAGTACATTTTGGCAATTCTGGTGCTGAAGCCGTAGAAACAGCCCTAAAATTAGCAGCATATTCTCGTCGTCGTCACAAATATGTTGCATTTTTTAATAGCTTTCATGGTCGCACATTAGGCGCGTTATCCGTAACCGCTTCTCGCAGTACACAACGACAAGGATTTGGTCGTCAAGCTTTAGATGTTACACATATTCCTTATGCCAATTGTAAACGCTGTCCTTATGGTAAAGATGTTGAAAATTGTGCTGTAGAATGTGCAAAAGTAATTGAAGATCGTTTATTTAAGACAACTGTTCCGCCAGATGAAGTTGCAGCAATTATTGTTGAACCTGTTCAAGGTGAAGGTGGTTATGTTGTACCGCCAGCAAAATTTTTACACGAGTTACGCGCAATTTGTGACCGTCATGGTATTTTGCTAATCGCCGATGAAGTACAAGCAGGAATGGGACGCACTGGCAAAATGTATGCTTGTGAACATTCTGGAATTGTTCCTGATATTATTTGTTTAGCTAAAGGAATTGCTTCTGGACTCCCGCTTTCAGCTACAGTTGCTAGTGAAAAGGTAATGAATTGGCATCCCGGCGCACATGCATCAACTTTTGGTGGTAATCCTGTTGCTATTGCTGCATCACTAAAAACATTTGAAATGTTAGAAGGTCAATTAATTGAAAACTCTCGCAAAATGGGTGAAAGACTCTTAGAAGGTCTACAACCAATTGCTGCAAAATATTCAAGTGTAATTTTTGATGTACGTGGTCTAGGGTTAATGGTTGGTGTGGAGTTTGTTACAGACCGAGTAAGCAATAAACCTGATGCTAAATTAAGAGATCGTATTGAAGTTGAAGCTTTTCATCGGGGATTAATTTTACAAGGCGCAGGTGAAAATACTATTAGATTCTCACCACCATTAATTGTTGATGAACAAGACATAGACACAGCCTTACGTATATTTGATGAAGCTATTGGTGCTGCTATAGCTGTCTAG